The sequence below is a genomic window from Uranotaenia lowii strain MFRU-FL chromosome 2, ASM2978415v1, whole genome shotgun sequence.
CCTGGTGGATATTGGCGGAAAACATCAATGTCTACCGGTGGATAGCGATGTAAGTGGATTTTGGATTGTtggcacaaaaattaaataataaattcctTTGATTTCATTTATAGGGCGATTTGAACATCGTAGCTTCTTTCGATAGACGTGGAGATCACATCTATTCTGGTAATGCAAAGGGTAAAATCTTAGTATTGAACGCCAATACATTGGAAATAGTTGCCAGTTTCAAGATAGCTGTGGGAACCTCGAGTGCCACCGCAGTCAAGAGTATAGAATTTGCGCGGCGAGGAGAGTATGTATTGAGTATGATTTTAAACAGTCTTCTGTAATTTACTATCGATTAAACTTTTCTCCCATAGAGCTTTTCTTGTTAATACGTCGGATCGCGTCATAAGGGTTTACGATTCAAAAGAGGTCGTAACTTGTGGGAAAGACGGTGAACCCGAACCAATTCAGAAGTTGCAGGATTTGGTTAACAAGTAAACTTGGTATTATTTTGaccgaaaattttaataatggaCCATGTTTTTTTGCGCAGGACAACCTGGAAGAAGTGTTGCTTTTCGGGAGATGGCGAATACATCTGTGCCGGAAGTGCTCGTCAACATGCGCTGTACGTTTGGGAGAAATCGATCGGTAATCTGGTGAAGATTCTTCACGGAACCAAGGGTGAATTGCTGCTAGACGTGGTTTGGCATCCGGTTCGACCGATCATTGCCAGTATCAGTTCCGGTTTGGTCTCGATCTGGGCCCAAAATCAGGTGGAAAACTGGTCTGCCTTTGCTCCCGATTTTAAAGAATTAGATGAGAACGTCGACTATGAGGAACGAGAATCGGAATTCGACATTACCGATGAGGACAAATCGGTTGACTTGGCTGCCGAATCCAAGCAAGACGAGGAAGTCGAGGTGGATGTCGTTTCGGCAGAGCCAATTGCAGCATTTTGTTCGTCTGACGAAGAAAACGAAGACGAAAATGCACTGCAGTTTCTACCCATTGCTCCGGAAGTGGAGGATCCGGAAGACGGCTGGGGCTCGCAGGATAACTCGGATACGTTAGTTTCCGGTTATAATAACACGAGTCATGATTCGATGAAGGAAAACGAACCATCATCTAAGAAAAGGAAAGCCAACTCGTACGATATTGCGCTGGATAATGCGCCTGTTGAAGGTAAgttatcaataatttaaaaaaaaaataaaaaaaatgaatcatgtTATTTTCTAGACGTACATCCCTTGCTGCAAAACAAAGCTAACAAGGACAAATCAACAGCGGCTAATAAAAAGGCTGCGGGGAGACCAAGAAAATAATTCCAAATCATGGGGTATACGGTAAGAAACTCTTGTACCTTCCtaatacttttttataatttcatattGTTTACTCATACTGTTTATTTGAgggtcaaatcttcaaatcaacaaaattctcATTTCTAGTATATATTTCTCCTTGTAAATATAACTTTTTAAGTCCCAAGTGCAGCAGCAAGCTAAGTTTATTTAGATGACATGTCATTATACGAGGAGCTGCACGTAACTCGAGATAGCTTTGTAATTTCTTTCaacttgtttttaaaatcaaagaacatttgatcgggattcgaccaaaccgaactgaacgccatcagcatttatTCGAGGCATTCGAACTTTATGtgcaattattttcatcaagagGCTGAATCCTTGATGTTTATGAACTCACATCGATTGTTTTTAATCCGAGAAATTCATTCCAGTCAAACATACTCGTTTTTTCGATCTAGAATAGGGATTGTAAGAGATTCAATttcggttgtttttaaattttctcatgacgctcagttcggtctggtcgaagcccggCCATTTATCATTTCGAAAAACTGACCGCGTCCGGCGCAAGTTGTCAGCGAACTGAGTAAAAATTCCTATGACGTGGTATAATTTCTCTGTGGTATAATGCCGTTTGACATAATACCTGAATTAAAAGTATCTGTGCTTAGGATACTTAAAGCTATGATCGCTGTAGATTTGTTTTCATGTTTATGTCTAGGGATGTACCGAATAGTTATCCAGGAAAccttgtttccatcctgctttgtcttgtgataggatacaagatatgttttatttggtttctttcaaacatatgcaatgcggttgcgatGGAAAGACAAttccagttattagaaagcttgttaatgccggtccggcatagaatcttatgccgataattccacctccaaagaatttcattattggagtagagtctgatttgtgggtgttcttgttcttgtaaatataactttttttcaaatgaagcaGCTTGCATAGTTTATTCAGATGACATATCAATAGTTAATCGGGTTACCCTCGGAATTtctttcaataaatgttttgaatctaagaacatttatcattttaatgtaTTTGAACTGTATACCTTATTttcatagaaagggaaatagATCATATAAGTTGGattgaatttttcttaaataattttaagaacTCATCATTTAGATCATCCGATTACAATTTCGATCCGGAAGCATCTGGAACCTAAAATTATCACGTAATATAATGACATTCAAATTAATGAACAAAATTCGACAAAATAGATATTCGCTGTAGATCTTTTGAAGGTTTCAGGTTAGGTTAAAATATTGGGAGCGCCTGACTAAAAGCGCCTTTATCCGTGGTCTATTCTAGGGTCCTAATtaatacaagaattgaaccaaagaaattagatccaatccagtgaaaaaaaactggcaatcCCACTCGTGcttcattaactgtcaaacggctTAGAACTGGTGCAAATTGGATTTAAATCTCATCCGTTTTGGATTATTTATACAGGTtctaaaaaatgttgatatgaaactggtataatggaacaCGGATGCGGTTGCTTGGGTCGGattttgggtctaaaccggcagTTTGGACGGTTTGGGtgctctaagagcaagttcactggttgagatggagatggaaatttcgaaggtttacaacacatcacaacacatttgccgtacaccggtgttgggaaaatctgatattcgaacagtttcgcgctgcaaaatttgtatcgtataacactttttggctgagggtgatataaaaacacgatgttttgcaacaccgaaccgagtgatagagtcggcgttgcaatacagtattcgtgcatgaaacgcttcggtgctgccatctatcttatgctcaaaacctcagttgaggggaaaatataggaaattgagcaatttcaggattttaacataaagtgatattttctttttttcttaaatattttatcacttgaattgatacgaattgcaatgaagttaataaactctttaaaacttacagccaatttttttcatacccttgccaatcgaatacattttgaggcgcagagatgccagatagctgggtgaaaaataaattctgtttgttttgcttgagcgattttcggagtaggaaattgtttcgcttttttatttgaaaaagatattccgtcggaatgtccggTAACAAGTTGGGAACGCCGTCTTTAATGGATccatcatctttagaaaacggaaccctcgctgttaATTCGACAAGTGTCAATTAGATCAAACGTAGGCGTCGTATCGGAAGTGAAATTTGGCTTGTGTCTGAAATACCTATACTTTTCATTTGTCACATACTTTATTATCactttgaaattgaaagttttaggaagagttcaaaaactttataaacTCGTGTAATCAAATGCACTCCAATAAAAAACTCCTAATTCTGCAGAATGCAGTTTAATATTGGAATGCATTATAACTTAAGAAATACTTATTTATGCATAtatgtaaataataaaattttcatattgacaCTACTGTTTCAAGTTGATGATgaagtaaaatgaatttgatttcaattttcaaacggtgaattcaaaatacaaaaagtcagtagaattactgaaaagcaaattctcttggcatcgctggttgctttcaattttataccttcgtattctatcacaccggtggacggccaacatttttggtctatatttcacgatagaaaaattcccatctgtgctacagacGCCAAATTTCCTacaactttttcccaacaccattggacttgctctaaGTTTTCGATATTCCAAATTTATTTGACCATCCAAAACGGAAACCTTCGTTTTTCAGGAAGGCCATCATGAATTTCTGTCTCATGTCCCGCACGCCCTCGGTATATGAGCACATCTCTTTGCCAGCTGTGGTTCCTGCCTCCGTTGGTTGGGTTGACCGTATTAATACCTTTCCAAAAATGGTTGCTGAAAACAATTtaagtaatttataaaaaaaaaacacgaatggTTAATCACGCTGCCGAATCCTACCCAATTCTTCCAGCCGAACCAAACAGCCTCGCTTTCGAAGTTCTTTCAAAAACTTGCAGATATAGAGAAACACTTGCCGATTGACAGGTTTCAACTTGGTCCGAATCAATTCCCGACATTTTGCGTAATCGTCCTCGCAGACCTTGCAATCTTGTACGCTGATGTCGACCACTGGTTGAGGAAGTGATTCCAGAAACAGCAGCAAAGCTTCGGCAGCTGACCTAGGTCCACCGGCTTTGGAGGAAGTGTTTTGGTGAAGGAAATGTTACTGATCGTATTCATTTTGCTATATACTATTACGTATCGTGAACATTAATTTGGCATGATGTTCTGTAAGAGAGATAGATGGCGTACATCGTAACAATAGCAGACTAGGAAGAAGATATCAGGTCTGTCAACAAGAGAAGaggtaaagggtgtccacgatgaaattgattcgcaaaattcgagttttcatccgattaccatcaaattttcagggattgaaaaataactattaaacttcattttaccattttactcgttttttatttacagtccatatgcaaatgcccgcaccttggccttaaccccggccataagattctgcacaacctgtgaatcaaccgttttttgcatgtgaacccatactttcttcagttcctcgactacTCGACCTCGACTTCACTACCtgaggtcgtttaagaaggtgctgcttcataaccgctcagtacttctcgatagggcggagctccggagtgttgggagggttgaacattttcggtacgaaattgaccttattatccgcataccacttcagcacgtccttggagtagtggcatgaggcaaaatccggccagaagagccttcaggagaggaagcagccgattttggaggcactctttcatgtacaacTGTCCTTGTCCGTTCATTGTCTCCAGGGTCACGAATAATGCAACCCGCTTCCcacacgtgcagatggctttcCAAACCAGGAACTTatttcgcaaatttggacatgtTCTGATTGCGGAACGCTGAAATTATCCTtagccgtgaaaaacaggttgccggggatctgtttgaagtcggccttcacatatgtttcgtcgtccatgacgcagcattcaactttcgtcagcatgttgaggtacaaatTCCTGGTATGGGTTTtcggcggacttgttctgcttcttgtcgcgattaggggccttttgtacctttaACGTTCGAAGCCCAACCTTAGTGTTGaccttctggaaaaaaaattcggcttaggtgcagcttcttagccacatcccgaacccACATcctgaaggccccaactacgcggttgtgattttggTGTAGTACGGAATACTTCTTCCTTcacgcgacaccgtggaattcgcaaTTCCCAAcattttagcgatggaacgatgcgagagatccttgtactcgtgatgaatgcgcaagattttatcacgcacgagctgttctttcgactccatttccgcaaGTTTTGAActcaggactttaaaactttcaGGATGTAAAAAATGCACTATGAATTGAAtacacccaaattttcattaaattctaccgaacggttaaaaagttagagcaatttcagtgtgtggcaatttcatcgtggacaccctttatgcGTGTTGATCTCGAGTCGCTAAGTGGAcaggtcagatctcgagtcgttacaGGAGAAATCATTCCGTGAGTCGTGCACAGGAGAGGTATGCGTACGTTAACTTCGAATCATTGTGAGGATGGGTTTGGATTTCGAGTGGTTAGAGAAGAGTACAGGCTTCGAGTCGTAATGAGGAGAGAGATTGCTGAAAGTGATTTCGTCTCTGAGTTTGCCGTGAAGCACACTAACGCAAGGACCTTTCTCCTGTCACTGTTAAGacgttcgtcgccatgctcattttggcagttttactagccgggaaTTCTCGgaggcctcccaggaaatacacccgtcacccgaataagggtcccatggcgacgaagtGTTAAGGAATGGTGCCGTGGCTtagaatacaatccgtaaacgaTGATTTACCTATTACCCagacaaggaaaaaaaaaaacaaatggcaGTTGAAGGGTTGACTGTTTGCCAATATAGAAATACATAtgaacacgttcgtcgccatgggacccatattcgggtgacgggcgtcttttactcaagttagccgctcagtttgtttgtttatttgtctcgTGGCATAAAGGTTCACATCCAGTTGTTATCAGCATGCGAATGAATAAACATGATCGATGGGCgtacaaattttccaaaagacAAGCGATTGAGTTTTTCTGGAGGTGACTTACGTGTGCGTATCTATCCAAATCATAGACAAAGCGTACGCAGCAGTTGAGAGCAACACGGAGTCTATCGAAGCTTTTTCAATCGTGTGTTTACAGGAGCCAGCATCGCACTCCCACGCAATTAACGAAGACTCGCATACTCCCTGCCGCATTGTTGGTTTATCAATTCGTCCCACTGAAGGTCTGTTTGAAATACGAAGCAAAAATTTTGAGCACTTTGCGTCCAGTTGATGACCAGATCACCCAAAGTAATGGCTTCTAGTGGGGTTACGTTCCGTCGTCTTCCGTTTAAAAATAGGGCTTTGCTTTTCGCAGGATTCACAAAAAGACCATTGCTCGATATTCTTCAGATCTTTGTTGACCATGTTGATGATGTCTCGACCGCAAGGACCGAGGCGACCAATATACAGTT
It includes:
- the LOC129747322 gene encoding retinoblastoma-binding protein 5 homolog, yielding MNLQLLESFGQNYPEEFDGSLDCISLAVTCAFNKYGTLLAVGCNDGRIVLWDFLTRGIAKIISAHVHPVCSLCWSRNGHKLLSASTDNNVCIWDVVSGDCEHKYRFPSPILKVQFHPRNDNKFLVCPMRYAAVLVDIGGKHQCLPVDSDGDLNIVASFDRRGDHIYSGNAKGKILVLNANTLEIVASFKIAVGTSSATAVKSIEFARRGEAFLVNTSDRVIRVYDSKEVVTCGKDGEPEPIQKLQDLVNKTTWKKCCFSGDGEYICAGSARQHALYVWEKSIGNLVKILHGTKGELLLDVVWHPVRPIIASISSGLVSIWAQNQVENWSAFAPDFKELDENVDYEERESEFDITDEDKSVDLAAESKQDEEVEVDVVSAEPIAAFCSSDEENEDENALQFLPIAPEVEDPEDGWGSQDNSDTLVSGYNNTSHDSMKENEPSSKKRKANSYDIALDNAPVEDVHPLLQNKANKDKSTAANKKAAGRPRK